In the Flavobacterium pallidum genome, one interval contains:
- the arr gene encoding NAD(+)--rifampin ADP-ribosyltransferase, with the protein MKNADEKNPHLGAPFTQTYFHGTKANLKIGDFIGTGFTSNYENRKLRHVYVTSTLNTASLGAELATGDAPPRIYVVEPTGEIEDDPNVTDKKFPGNPTMSYRSEHPFKVIGEVILWQGRSSGEIKAIRDGLEKLRQLGKNIILD; encoded by the coding sequence ATGAAAAATGCAGATGAAAAAAATCCGCATCTGGGAGCACCATTTACACAGACATACTTTCATGGAACAAAAGCGAACCTGAAAATTGGCGATTTTATAGGAACTGGCTTTACCTCAAATTATGAAAACAGGAAATTAAGGCACGTATACGTAACATCCACATTAAACACCGCGTCATTAGGTGCCGAGTTGGCTACAGGCGATGCTCCCCCACGGATATATGTAGTTGAACCCACCGGCGAAATAGAAGACGACCCAAACGTAACAGATAAAAAATTTCCCGGCAATCCCACAATGTCTTACCGTTCTGAACATCCATTTAAAGTAATCGGGGAAGTGATTCTTTGGCAAGGCCGCAGCTCCGGAGAGATAAAGGCCATCAGGGACGGACTCGAGAAATTGAGGCAACTGGGTAAAAATATCATCCTGGACTAA
- a CDS encoding choice-of-anchor tandem repeat GloVer-containing protein, whose translation MRKITLLKLFLLFPFLTCHAQKELWGVNTGEEYGQGYFGNITKYDINGENAVIIHEFDSIQGYRPKGKLFLASNGKLYGTTLSGGNSVVEGSAATAGVLFEYDPVLDKYRVVHDFQIGDVNYNPATPYIGVIEPIQGKLYGATQNIMYQYDIATETTTFYNRLPLNLLTITSEFIKANDGNLYSTAGYGFCINGTTPLWNGCIIKFDMTTNTLSVVHEQDCNASLEGNYPSGLVESSPGILNGLTLYGGIHTYQFGEPYNAAGVLFEYNISTNTYTKKVDFDGLTIGGTPTSLINGGNGMLYGVCQEGGRAPGNPNTNPTYFRGTLYEYATTTGTIQVKQYFSAGSGNIVRYPSSLLKTSNGQFMGTMPNAALFRWNDDTNSISIPILTGDLTNAINNSNLIEICRKPSYQEISVNTFDACAGENFTYNIQNTNATSYQWMKDGAAVAGQNSGILSLNNVTVGDAGNYTCFMSNECGATLTMPIALSVNCLGVNQQTTLKHNITMYPNPAESDLMIGLPKNIDVTINKMKIINLLGQTVLMDNQKKISSSNLSIDVSSLIKGTYIIMIQSNFGDWNGRFVKD comes from the coding sequence ATGAGAAAAATTACGCTGCTAAAATTATTTTTACTCTTCCCGTTCTTGACCTGCCATGCCCAAAAAGAATTATGGGGCGTGAATACTGGTGAGGAATATGGGCAGGGTTATTTCGGGAATATCACCAAATATGATATTAATGGTGAAAATGCTGTGATTATACATGAGTTTGACTCCATCCAAGGATACAGGCCGAAGGGAAAGTTGTTCCTGGCGAGCAATGGTAAATTGTATGGGACTACGCTCAGCGGCGGTAATTCTGTAGTGGAGGGGTCCGCTGCCACCGCAGGTGTTTTATTTGAGTATGACCCGGTACTGGATAAATACAGGGTAGTGCATGACTTTCAAATTGGGGATGTAAATTATAACCCGGCAACTCCCTACATTGGGGTCATAGAGCCAATTCAGGGCAAATTGTACGGCGCTACGCAGAACATCATGTATCAATATGATATTGCTACTGAAACGACTACTTTCTACAACAGATTGCCGTTGAACTTACTCACCATTACTTCGGAATTTATCAAAGCCAATGACGGGAATCTCTACAGTACGGCAGGTTATGGATTTTGTATCAATGGAACGACACCGCTGTGGAATGGCTGTATTATAAAATTTGACATGACCACCAATACGCTCAGTGTGGTGCATGAGCAGGACTGCAATGCATCCCTTGAAGGAAATTATCCATCAGGCCTGGTAGAATCCAGTCCCGGTATCCTTAATGGTTTAACGCTTTATGGCGGGATCCACACCTATCAATTTGGTGAGCCTTATAATGCAGCGGGTGTGTTATTTGAATATAACATCAGCACCAATACTTACACGAAGAAAGTTGATTTTGACGGATTAACCATTGGCGGAACGCCAACTTCCCTGATCAATGGAGGTAATGGAATGCTTTATGGCGTGTGCCAGGAAGGTGGCAGAGCTCCCGGCAATCCCAATACTAACCCTACCTATTTTCGAGGTACACTATATGAATATGCAACAACTACCGGTACGATTCAGGTTAAGCAATATTTCAGTGCTGGCAGTGGCAATATTGTCAGATATCCCAGTTCTTTATTAAAGACGAGTAATGGACAATTTATGGGCACGATGCCAAACGCCGCTTTATTCCGCTGGAATGATGATACGAACAGTATTTCGATTCCAATTCTTACAGGAGACCTGACCAATGCAATCAATAATTCGAACCTTATCGAAATCTGCCGTAAACCCTCTTACCAGGAAATTTCGGTGAATACATTTGACGCCTGTGCGGGAGAAAACTTTACGTATAATATCCAGAACACCAATGCCACGAGCTATCAGTGGATGAAAGACGGTGCTGCTGTTGCAGGGCAAAATTCGGGCATCCTAAGCCTCAATAATGTAACTGTGGGAGATGCAGGTAACTATACCTGTTTCATGAGCAATGAATGCGGCGCAACACTAACAATGCCAATTGCCCTATCGGTAAATTGCCTGGGTGTAAACCAGCAGACTACCTTAAAGCATAATATTACAATGTATCCTAATCCTGCGGAAAGCGACCTGATGATTGGGCTTCCAAAGAATATAGATGTCACCATAAATAAAATGAAGATTATTAATCTGCTTGGGCAAACCGTGTTGATGGATAATCAAAAAAAGATTTCATCATCAAATCTATCCATTGATGTCAGTTCATTAATCAAGGGAACTTATATCATAATGATCCAAAGTAATTTTGGGGATTGGAACGGGAGATTTGTAAAGGATTGA